One window of Micromonas commoda chromosome 1, complete sequence genomic DNA carries:
- a CDS encoding predicted protein — MDKVVVIDGRGHLLGRLASIVAKQLLQGQHVVVVRAEGIVISGGIVRARQRYDYFKRLRMNTKPSHGPFHYAAPARMLWRTVRGMLPYKTTRGACAFERFKAYEGIPPPYDKVKRAVVPEALKVLRLAAGHKYCVLGDLSHQVGWKHKTTVEALEEKRAAAASEYWTKKKEANSKFAAAKEAANSQLGDLAPLITATGY, encoded by the exons ATGGATAAG GTTGTTGTGATTGACGGTCGCGGGCACCTGCTCGGCCGCCTCGCCTCCATCGTTGCGAAACAGCTCCTTCAAGGGCAGCACGTG GTTGTCGTACGCGCCGAGGGCATCGTAATATCCGGTGGCAtcgttcgcgctcgccagAGATATGATTATTTCAAGCGCCTTCGCATGAACACGAAGCCCTCGCACGGCCCCTTTCACTACGCCGCCCCTGCGCGAATGTTGTGGCGCACTGTACGTGGAATGCTTCCCTACAAGacaacgcgcggcgcgtgcgcgtttGAGCGCTTCAAGGCTTATGAGGGCATTCCGCCCCCTTACGACAAGGTGAAACGTGCAGTCGTTCCCGAAGCCCTCAAGGTGCTCCGCCTAGCCGCAGGGCACAAGTACTGTGTGCTTGGTGACCTCTCTCACCAGGTGGGCTGGAAGCACAAGACAACCGTGGAGGCCCTCGAGGAGAAGCGCGCTGCCGCAGCGTCGGAGTACTGGACCAAGAAGAAAGAAGCGAACAGCAAGTTCGCTGCCGCGAAAGAGGCAGCGAATTCGCAGCTTGGTGATCTTGCGCCCCTCATCACGGCCACTGGCTATTGA
- the HEME1 gene encoding uroporphyrinogen decarboxylase chloroplast precursor (ChloroP predicts 51aa cTP whereas targeT predicts 31aa cTP), with protein sequence MAASVSDALTRSALRFRTSSRHELVKGPSTRARAIKVESGSSAFDSATNDPLMLRAIRGEKVERPPIWMMRQAGRYMKIYQDLCKRHPTFRERSEKVDLAVEISLQPWEAFQPDGVILFSDILTPLSGMNIPFDIVKGTGPIIMNPVRSMEDVKTINALEPEKSVPFVGEALGLLRQEVGNNATVLGFVGAPFTLASYIVEGGTSTHYKVIKKMAFDAPDVYHALLSSITDSVVEYVKYQADSGAQVVQIFDSWASEFCPADFENYCLPYLKRIVDEVKVTHPDLPLILYASGSGGLLERLQTTGADVISLDGTVDMEDARRRLGPEQAVQGNIDPVTLFASKEVITDRVLQTIQKAGDKKHVVNLGHGVMQGTPEEHVAHFFKTVRDFRY encoded by the coding sequence ATGGCAGCCTCCGTAAGTGACGCCCTCACACGGTCTGCTCTCCGCTTCCGCACATCATCCAGGCACGAGTTAGTTAAGGGACCGTCAACCAGAGCTCGCGCCATCAAGGTTGAGTCCGGCTCCTCCGCATTCGACTCCGCGACGAATGACCCCCTCATGCTTCGCGCAATTCGCGGCGAGAAAGTCGAACGACCGCCCATCTGGATGATGCGTCAGGCCGGTCGTTACATGAAGATCTACCAAGATCTGTGCAAACGTCACCCGACATTTCGCGAGCGCTCGGAGAAGGTGGACCTCGCAGTGGAGATCTCGCTTCAGCCGTGGGAGGCCTTCCAGCCCGATGGCGTGATCCTTTTCTCCGACATTCTTACCCCGCTATCCGGCATGAACATACCGTTCGACATCGTGAAGGGCACTGGACCGATCATCATGAACCCTGTGCGCTCAATGGAGGATGTCAAGACGATAAACGCGTTGGAGCCCGAGAAGTCGGTGCCTTTTGTGGGTGAAGCATTGGGTCTGCTTCGCCAGGAGGTGGGGAACAATGCCACCGTGCTCGGattcgtcggcgcgccgttcACTCTTGCATCTTACATCGTCGAGGGAGGGACGTCCACCCACTACAAGGTTATAAAGAAAATGGCTTTTGATGCCCCCGATGTATATCACGCACTCCTTTCCTCCATCACCGACTCTGTCGTCGAGTATGTCAAATATCAGGCGGATAGCGGGGCTCAGGTGGTGCAGATTTTTGACTCGTGGGCCTCTGAATTTTGTCCTGCAGATTTCGAAAACTACTGTTTACCATATCTTAAGCGCATCGTGGACGAGGTAAAGGTGACACATCCTGACTTGCCCCTCATTCTGTATGCCTCCGGTTCTGGTGGGCTCCTTGAGAGACTCCAGACCACTGGCGCGGATGTCATATCTCTGGACGGCACGGTTGATATGGAAGATGCTCGCAGACGACTTGGACCGGAGCAAGCGGTACAGGGGAATATAGACCCGGTCACGTTATTCGCCAGTAAAGAGGTTATCACAGACCGCGTGTTGCAAACCATCCAGAAGGCTGGTGATAAGAAGCACGTGGTGAATTTGGGCCATGGGGTAATGCAGGGCACTCCAGAGGAGCACGTGGCGCACTTTTTCAAAACGGTGCGAGATTTTAGGTATTGA
- a CDS encoding H+-or Na+-translocating f-type, v-type and A-type ATPase superfamily (protons (mitochondrial)), producing the protein MSKRVFRDSISLLERLRRSELQSFVGTRALQHIEFRPSPSSCTLGIRTVSLQVVAQRMKSVGNIQKITAAMKMVAASRLKGAQTKMETSRGLVQPLFRLLGDIPGTTSGETMIIPVSSDKGLCGGINSTVVKFSKVVAHSSEGETSLTVVGEKARGQLSKSYSHLLRNVILDVTKIPLTFATASMVTDVILGQDAPKNQIIYNRFQSVISFKPTVATVLSVEEYEKASDKGFNKFDEYELEGPGRSELLLDLAEFKMGAVLYNAFLENSTSELGSRMQSMENSTKNAKDMLGKLTLLYNRTRQASITTELIEIISGASALEG; encoded by the exons ATGTCAAAGCGCGTTTTCCGGGACTCCATCTCTCTGTTAGAAAGATTGCGAAGGAGCGAACTTCAAAGCTTCGTTGGGACTCGAGCTCTGCAACACATAGAATTTCGTCCATCTCCTAG TTCCTGCACCCTTGGGATTCGAACTGTGTCGCTACAGGTGGTCGCTCAGCGGATGAAGTCTGTTGGCAACATTCAAAAAATTACAGCTGCCATGAAAATGGTAGCTGCATCCCGTTTGAAAGGCGCTCAAACGAAAATGGAGACATCCCGTGGACTTGTGCAGCCTTTGTTTCGCTTACTCGGCGACATTCCTG GCACTACCTCCGGCGAAACGATGATCATCCCAGTTTCTTCGGATAAGGGCCTGTGTGGTGGAATTAACTCCACTGTCGTTAAATTTTCCAAAGTTGTTGCGCACTCGTCAGAGGGAGAGACCTCGCTAACAGTCGTCGGGGAAAAGGCTCGAGGACAGCTTTCGAAATCTTACTCCCATCTCTTAAGAAATGTGATCTTAGATGTGACGAAGATCCCGTTAACTTTTGCGACTGCTTCGATGGTCACAGACGTCATTTTAGGGCAAGATGCCCCGAAGAATCAGATAATCTACAATAGGTTTCAGTCGGTCATATCCTTCAAACCTACTGTGGCAACTGTGCTGTCTGTGGAGGAATACGAAAAAGCTTCGGACAAAGGCTTCAACAAATTTGACGAATACGAGTTAGAGGGACCCGGGCGCTCCGAGCTGCTTCTTGACCTCGCGGAATTCAAAATGGGCGCTGTCCTGTACAATGCATTCCTTGAAAACAGCACCTCTGAACTTGGTTCAAGAATGCAGTCGATGGAAAACTCTACGAAGAACGCAAAAGACATGCTCGGTAAGCTCACGCTGCTGTACAATCGGACGCGGCAGGCATCAATCACGACAGAGCTGATAGAGATCATATCTGGTGCCTCGGCTCTTGAGGGCTAG
- a CDS encoding predicted protein → MPPRKLLLRIQYPDFGETLNLKLLAQNPRRRPTAFVAATSEHGGTSTRLLHASGVDARIFFPIRIFHRFVATAFRSPSALHRHGSRSVYFCRRTGILEKQNLTCKYRNAPQAYKYVEELWKKKQSDVLRFLQRVRVWEYRQLPSVCRVSRPTRPDKARRLGYKAKQGYCIYRSRVRRGGRKRPVSKGIRYGKPVHQGVKKLKFARNLRSVAEERAARRCGALRVLNSYWLNEVRSKD, encoded by the exons ATGCCACCTCGTAAGCTCTTGTTGAGAATTCAGTACCCGGATTTTGGGG AAACCCTGAATCTCAAGCTCCTCGCTCAAAACCCTAGACGCAGGCCAACGGCCTTTGTCGCAGCTACATCCGAGCATGGGGGTACGTCAACGAGGCTGCTCCATGCCAGTGGAGTTGACGCCCGAATTTTCTTCCCGATACGCATTTTCCATCGGTTTGTCGCTACCGCGTTTCGCAGCCCGtccgcgctccaccgccacGGCTCGAGATCCGTCTACTTTTGCCGAAGAACCGGCATACTAGAG AAACAAAACCTAACTTGCAAATATCGAAATGCACCACAGGCATACAAATACGTCGAGGAACTTTGGAAGAAGAAACAAAGCGATGTTCTTCGTTTCCTGCAGCGAGTCCGAGTTTGGGAATACCGTCAACTTCCTTCGGTGTGCCGTGTGTCCCGTCCCACTCGTCCCGACAAGGCCCGCCGGCTCGGCTACAAGGCAAAACAAGGATATTGCATCTACCGTTCAAgggttcgccgcggtggaagGAAGCGTCCAGTTTCCAAG GGCATCCGTTATGGCAAGCCGGTCCATCAAGGCGTTAAAAAATTGAAGTTCGCTCGCAATCTCCGCTCCGttgccgaggagcgcgccgcccgacgctGCGGAGCACTCCGTGTGCTAAACTCGTACTGGCTGAACGAGGTCAGGAGCAAGGACTGA
- a CDS encoding predicted protein — protein sequence MSTYINCTNAEFQVPSVRKVRLLLLRWDYYATLGLHRGASEDQIRRAYRKLALKYRPDKNAGNEDAANRFAAIGHAYGALSVAGKRHFYGEEGVKQHTFSTFFGSKFGDFGAGREAEALKGDPINVDLEVSLKDLYLGQLLRLGRDKNVIKPAKGVRKCTCKQHMVTRQVGPGMFQQLAKEVCEECPNVKITRDCESLECRDNRIFTRDGNNLRMTHRIDLVDTLTGFRHNFTHIYGRMVELASSAIIFPGDIEIKSSEGMAVYEGNENFGYFIITYQVDFPIPLMMNKKFK from the exons ATGAGTACATATAT CAACTGCACGAACGCCGAGTTTCAAGTGCCGTCGGTGAGAAAGG TGAGACTACTTTTGCTCAGGTGGGATTACTACGCGACCTTAGGactgcaccgcggcgcttcTGAGGACCAGATAAGAAGAGCATATCGTAAACTTGCTCTTAAATATCGCCCCGATAAAAATGCGGGAAACGAGGATGCGGCCAATAGGTTTGCTGCGATTGGCCACGCATACGGGGCACTATCTGTTGCGGGTAAACGTCACTTCTACGGAGAAGAAGGTGTCAAGCAAC ATACTTTCTCAACTTTTTTCGGCAGCAAGTTTGGCGACTTTGGTGCAGGAAGGGAGGCAGAGGCACTCAAGGGTGATCCGATCAACGTTGACCTTGAGGTCAGCCTGAAAGATCTATATCTTGGTCAACTTTTGCGCCTTGGAAGAGATAAAAATGTCATCAAGCCAGCAAAAGGTGTACGAAAATGCACCTGTAAACAACATATGGTCACGCGGCAAGTTGGACCTGGGATGTTTCAGCAACTTGCCAAAGAAGTGTGCGAGGAATGCCCAAATGTTAAGATAACACGTGATTGTGAAAGCCTGGAATGTCGAGATA ATCGCATATTCACTAGGGACGGTAACAACCTTCGCATGACACATCGGATTGATCTGGTTGATACGCTCACTGGATTCCGACATAATTTCACCCACATTTACGGCCGCATGGTTGAACTCGCAAGTTCCGCGATCATCTTCCCGGGCGATATTGAAATTAAATCATCTGAAGGTATGGCGGTGTATGAGGGCAATGAGAACTTCGGTTACTTTATCATCACGTACCAAGTCGACTTCCCAATTCCCTTGATGATGAACAAAAAGTTCAAGTGA
- a CDS encoding hypothetical protein (cupC8, conserved uncharacterized protein), protein MSGVTPHLLTLHPNVLGGCFGECAPRDAGQPHSYGTLLVLLEYVLFVLISLSGGFSPPKNISICGYLELLPDWIAFFYFHVAACGVDSTIWHIVMTVKKEPHILLAAIQMVSGVACAGALLGFSVFPRCLWERHQSCVLLWVYATSFTMFLMFLRDSRKEKYSAIPLMCWSLGAFFCNLFYYESTFRFYAAEGMTILAYIMWCSSLQHLHGRKLKMTYVFLVNGLEAAIIMKFYRYNQHHVCKESGNW, encoded by the coding sequence ATGTCAGGGGTCACGCCACACTTATTAACCTTGCATCCCAACGTGCTCGGAGGCTGCTTTGGCGAGTGTGCTCCGCGTGACGCAGGGCAACCTCACTCGTATGGCACGTTACTAGTTCTATTGGAATATGTCCTGTTCGTGTTGATTTCCCTGTCCGGAGGCTTCAGCCCACCGAAAAACATCTCCATCTGTGGTTATTTGGAGCTCTTGCCGGACTGGATCGCGTTCTTTTATTTTCACGTTGCCGCCTGCGGAGTAGACTCCACGATTTGGCACATCGTCATGACGGTGAAGAAGGAGCCGCATATTCTTCTTGCAGCGATTCAGATGGTTTCAGGGGTGGCTTGCGCTGGAGCATTACTTGGTTTCAGTGTTTTTCCACGCTGTCTTTGGGAAAGGCACCAGTCTTGTGTGCTGCTGTGGGTTTACGCCACATCTTTCACGATGTTTCTAATGTTCCTGAGGGATTCCCGGAAAGAAAAGTATTCTGCCATACCACTCATGTGTTGGTCGCTGGGTGCATTTTTTTGCAACTTGTTTTACTATGAATCGACTTTTCGATTCTATGCCGCAGAGGGGATGACGATATTGGCCTACATAATGTGGTGCTCAAGTTTGCAGCATTTGCATGGTCGAAAATTGAAGATGACCTATGTATTCCTGGTTAACGGGCTGGAGGCGGCTATCATCATGAAGTTTTACCGATATAATCAGCACCATGTTTGCAAGGAAAGTGGAAACTGGTGA
- a CDS encoding predicted protein — protein sequence MWCQHYLILQHPIPRSGYFSPSNSKVEQATCRFCSREAQTSMSMKIRLSSRQDTIVILDALQITVDDTNGLAPDRRRALQSQLVTLSCFPSLKVSYGFSIVYATHVIPRLQQRVAACVTQNTKNERQPEVENLVSTSIKCLSGQIRELKSVIQSQQLRVPELVLKQTGSQLNIMQRLATSRYDLQKSVLDKVVKKTKRLTTCRAFHDELSSQFSSLHLRLKESSSGKAWKDDKSNRFRGVATGRMSTGMQDC from the exons ATGTGGTGCCAGCATTATTTAATATTGCAGCATCCGATACCGCGCAGCGGGTATTTTAGTCCAAGCAATTCAAAAGTGGAACAAGCGACATGTCGTTTCTGCAGTAGAGAAGCACAAACAAGCATGAGCATGAAGATCCGGTTGAGTAGTAGGCAAGATACTATTGTCATCCTTGACGCCCTTCAGATAACGGTGGATGAC ACAAACGGTTTGGCTCCTGACCGCCGTAGAGCTCTTCAATCACAGCTGGTAACTCTGTCCTGTTTTCCATCTCTGAAAGTATCCTACGGGTTCTCAATTGTGTACGCGACCCACGTCATTCCACGACTACAGCAGCGAGTCGCAGCCTGCGTGACGCAAAACACGAAGAACGA GCGTCAACCGGAAGTTGAGAATCTCGTTTCAACCTCGATAAAGTGCTTATCCGGGCAGATACGTGAACTAAAAA GTGTGATACAATCTCAGCAACTCCGAGTCCCAGAACTGGTCTTAAAACAAACAGGATCCCAGCTCAACATCATGCAGCGTCTAGCGACATCTCGCTATGATCTTCAAAAGTCGGTCCTCGATAAG GTGGTCAAGAAAACGAAACGGTTGACTACCTGTCGAGCCTTTCATGACGAGCTTTCCAGCCAATTTTCGAGCTTACACTTACGGTTGAAGGAAA GTAGCAGTGGAAAAGCTTGGAAAGACGATAAGTCAAATCGGTTCCGTGGAGTGGCCACCGGTAGAATGAGCACAGGAATGCAAGACTGTTAG